A genomic segment from Centroberyx gerrardi isolate f3 chromosome 22, fCenGer3.hap1.cur.20231027, whole genome shotgun sequence encodes:
- the LOC144543509 gene encoding myosin heavy chain, skeletal muscle-like — protein sequence MKKNMEQTIKDLQHRLDEAEQIAMKGGKKQVQKLEARVRELEAEVEAEQRKSSDSVKGVRKYERRIKELTYQTEEDRKNLARLQDLVDKLQLKVKSYKRTAEEAEELANTNLTKFRKLQHELDEAEERADTAESQVNKMRAKSRDAGSKKGHDEE from the exons ATGAAGAAGAACATGGAACAAACCATCAAGGACCTGCAGCACCGTCTGGATGAAGCTGAGCAAATCGCCATGAAAGGTGGCAAGAAGCAGGTCCAGAAGCTCGAGGCCAGG GTGAGGGAGCTGGAAGCGGAAGTAGAAGCTGAGCAAAGGAAGAGCAGTGACTCTGTGAAAGGAGTCCGTAAATATGAGAGACGCATCAAGGAGCTCACCTATCAG ACTGAGGAGGACCGCAAGAATTTAGCCCGTCTTCAGGACCTGGTAGACAAACTGCAGCTGAAGGTCAAATCTTACAAGAGAACTGCAGAGGAGGCT GAGGAACTAGCCAACACCAATCTGACAAAGTTCCGTAAGCTGCAGCATGAGCTGGATGAGGCAGAAGAGAGGGCTGACACTGCTGAGTCTCAGGTCAACAAGATGAGAGCCAAGAGTCGTGACGCTGGTTCTAAG AAAGGACATGATGAAGAGTGA
- the LOC139919256 gene encoding myosin-7-like — translation MGDALMAEFGTAAPFLRKSDRERLEAQTRPFDMKKECFVPDPEVEYVKAKVMSRDGDKANVETEFGKSVTVKEVDVHPQNPPKFDKIEDMAMFTFLHEPAVLFNLKERYAAWMIYTYSGLFCVTVNPYKWLPVYDQSVVNAYRGKKRSEAPPHIFSISDNAYQYMLAGKENQSVLITGESGAGKTVNTKRVIQYFASIAAVTGKKESTTDKKGTLEDQIIQANPALEAFGNAKTIRNDNSSRFGKFIRIHFGVSGKLSSADIETYLLEKSRVTFQLKAERDYHIFYQILSQKKPELLEMMLITTNPYDYQYISQGQTTVASIDDADELMATDDAFDVLGFTQEEKNGIYKMIGAIMHHGNMKFKQKQREEQAEADGTEDVDKAAYLMGLNSADLIKGLCHPRVKVGNEWVTKGQNVQQVYYSVGALSKSVYEKMFLWMVVRINQSLDTKQPRQYFIGVLDIAGFEIFDFNTFEQLCINFTNEKLQQFFNHHMFVLEQEEYKKEGIVWEFIDFGMDLAACIELIEKPMGIMSILEEECMFPKASDATFKAKLYDNHLGKTANFQKPRVIKGRPEAHFSLVHYAGTVDYNITNWLVKNKDPLNETVVGLYQKSALKLLALLFAGYAGADSGIGGGKKKKGSSFQTVSALHRENLNKLMTNLRSTHPHFVRCIIPNETKTPGAMENPLVMHQLRCNGVLEGIRICRKGFPNRIQYGDFKQRYRILNPNAIPEGQFIDNKKAAEKLLGSLDIDHEQYRFGHTKVFFKAGLLGVLEEMRDDRLTLIITGIQARARGILARFEFQKIVERRDALLVIQWNVRAFMGVKNWPWMKMYFKIKPLLKSAETEKEMANMKEEFTKLKEAYAKSEARKKELEEKMVSLLQEKNDLQLQVQTEQDNLSDAEERCEGLIKSKIQLEAKSKELTERLEDEEEMNAELTAKKRKLEDECSELKKDIDDLELSLAKVEKEKHATENKVKNMTEEMAALDEIIAKLTKEKKALQEAHQQTLDDLQSEEDKVNTLTKAKSKLEQQVDDLEGSLEQEKKVRMDLERAKRKLEGDLKLALETIMDLENDKQQMDERLKKKDFEISQLNSKIEDEQAMSAQLQKKLKELQARIEELEEELESERAARAKVEKQRADLARELEEISERLEEAGGATAAQIEMNKKREAEFQKMRRDLEESTLQHEATAATLRKKNADSVADLGEQIDNLQRVKQKLEKEKSELRLELDDVVSNMEHIAKSKTNLEKMCRTLEDQMTEYRTKAEEGQRTINDFTMHKAKLQTENGELTRQLEEKDSLVTQLTRGKQSYTQQIEDLKRQLEEEVKAKNALAHAVQSSRHDCDLLREQYEEEQEAKAELQRSMSKANSEVAQWRTKYETDAIQRTEELEEAKKKLAQRLQDAEEAVEAVNAKCSSLEKTKHRLQNEIEDLMVDVERSNAAAAALDKKQRNFDKVLAEWKQKYEESQTELESAQKEARSLGTELFKLKNSYEESLDHLETMKRENKNLQEEISDLTEQLGEGGKSIHELEKVRKQLEQEKAEIQTALEEAEGSLEHEESKILRAQLEFNQVKAEIERKLAEKDEEMEQAKRNQQRVVDTLQSSLEAETRSRNEALRLKKKMEGDLNEMEIQLSQANRQAAEAQKQLKGLHAHLKDSQLQLDDALRGNDDLKENIAIVERRNNLLQAELDELRSLVEQTERGRKLAEQELLDVSERVQLLHSQNTSLLNQKKKLEGDTSQLQNEVEEAVQECRNAEEKAKKAITDAAMMAEELKKEQDTSAHLERMKKNMEQTIKDLQHRLDEAEQIAMKGGKKQVQKLEARVRELEAEVEAEQRKSSDSVKGVRKYERRIKELTYQTEEDRKNLARLQDLVDKLQLKVKSYKRTAEEAEELANTNLTKFRKLQHELDEAEERADTAESQVNKMRAKSRDTGSRKGHDEE, via the exons ATGGGAGACGCCTTGATGGCGGAATTCGGGACCGCTGCTCCTTTTCTGAGAAAATCAGATAGGGAACGTTTGGAGGCCCAGACCCGGCCctttgacatgaaaaaagaGTGCTTTGTACCTGACCCTGAGGTTGAGTATGTCAAGGCCAAGGTCATGAGCAGAGACGGGGACAAAGCTAACGTTGAAACTGAGTTTGGAAAG TCAGTGACTGTGAAGGAGGTTGACGTCCACCCCCAGAACCCGCCAAAGTTCGATAAAATTGAGGACATGGCGATGTTCACCTTCCTCCATGAGCCTGCTGTGCTGTTTAACCTCAAAGAGCGTTACGCAGCATGGATGATCTAC ACCTACTCAGGGCTGTTCTGTGTGACTGTCAACCCCTACAAGTGGCTGCCAGTGTATGATCAGTCAGTGGTCAATGCCTACAGAGGCAAGAAGAGGAGTGAAGCTCCTCCTcacatcttctccatctctgacaATGCCTACCAGTACATGTTGGCTGGAAA agaaaatcaGTCTGTCTTGATCAC TGGAGAATCTGGTGCTGGAAAGACTGTGAACACCAAGAGAGTCATCCAGTACTTTGCCAGCATTGCAGCTGTAACGGGAAAGAAGGAGTCAACTACTGATAAAAAG GGAACCCTGGAGGATCAAATCATCCAGGCCAACCCTGCTCTGGAGGCTTTTGGAAATGCCAAGACCATCAGAAATGACAACTCCTCTAGATTT GGTAAATTCATCCGAATTCATTTTGGAGTTAGTGGGAAGCTGTCATCTGCTGACATTGAAACTT ATCTATTGGAAAAGTCTCGTGTCACTTTTCAACTGAAAGCTGAGAGAGACTACCACATCTTCTACCAGATCCTGTCTCAAAAGAAACCGGAACTGCTGG AGATGATGCTAATCACCACCAACCCCTATGACTACCAATACATTTCCCAAGGACAGACCACTGTAGCTTCTATAGATGATGCTGACGAGCTAATGGCCACTGAT GATGCCTTTGATGTGCTGGGCTTCACCCAAGAGGAGAAGAACGGTATTTACAAGATGATTGGTGCCATCATGCACCACGGCAACATGAAGTTCAAGcaaaagcagagggaggagcaggcagaggccGATGGCACTGAGG ATGTTGACAAAGCCGCATACCTAATGGGCCTGAACTCTGCTGACCTGATTAAGGGCCTGTGTCACCCAAGGGTCAAAGTAGGAAACGAGTGGGTTACCAAAGGTCAGAATGTACAGCAG GTGTACTACTCTGTTGGTGCACTGTCAAAGTCAGTGTATGAGAAAATGTTCCTGTGGATGGTGGTGAGAATCAACCAGTCTTTGGATACAAAGCAACCTCGCCAGTACTTCATTGGTGTGCTGGACATTGCTGGATTTGAAATCTTTGAT TTCAACACCTTTGAGCAACTGTGCATCAACTTCACTAATGAGAAGCTGCAACAGTTCTTCAACCACCACATGTTTGTGCTGGAGCAAGAGGAGTACAAGAAAGAGGGCATTGTGTGGGAGTTCATTGACTTTGGTATGGACTTGGCTGCCTGCATTGAACTCATTGAGAAG CCCATGGGTATCATGTCCATCCTTGAAGAGGAGTGCATGTTCCCCAAAGCCAGTGATGCAACATTCAAAGCCAAGCTATATGACAATCACCTGGGCAAAACAGCCAACTTCCAGAAGCCAAGGGTTATCAAGGGGAGACCAGAGGCTCATTTTTCCCTGGTTCACTATGCTGGCACTGTTGATTACAACATCACTAACTGGCTGGTGAAGAACAAGGATCCTCTCAATGAGACTGTGGTCGGACTCTACCAGAAGTCAGCACTTAAGTTGTTGGCCTTGCTATTTGCTGGGTATGCTGGTGCAGACTCAGGTAT cggaggagggaaaaagaagaaggggTCATCCTTCCAGACTGTGTCTGCATTGCACAGG GAAAATTTGAACAAGCTCATGACCAACTTGAGGTCTACTCACCCCCACTTTGTCCGTTGCATCATTCCCAATGAGACTAAGACTCCTGGGGCCATGGAAAATCCTCTAGTCATGCACCAACTGCGTTGTAATGGTGTGCTGGAAGGCATCAGGATCTGCAGAAAGGGCTTCCCGAACAGAATCCAGTATGGTGACTTCAaacaaag ATATCGTATCCTCAATCCCAATGCTATCCCAGAGGGACAGTTCATTGACAACAAGAAGGCAGCAGAGAAACTCCTGGGCTCACTGGACATTGACCATGAACAGTATAGATTTGGACACACAAAG GTGTTCTTCAAAGCTGGTCTCCTGGGTGTTCTtgaggagatgagagatgatCGTCTCACTCTAATCATCACTGGAATTCAGGCAAGAGCCAGAGGAATACTTGCCAGATTTGAGTTCCAGAAAATTGTTGAGCGCAG GGATGCTTTACTGGTCATCCAGTGGAACGTGCGTGCCTTCATGGGTGTCAAGAATTGGCCCTGGATGAAGATGTACTTTAAGATCAAGCCTCTGCTGAAATCAGCTGAAACTGAGAAGGAGATGGCAAACATGAAGGAAGAATTCACAAAGCTCAAGGAGGCTTACGCTAAATCAGAAGCCCGCAAGAAGGAGTTGGAGGAAAAAATGGTCTCTCTTCTCCAAGAGAAGAATGACCTGCAACTCCAAGTCCAAACC GAGCAAGACAATCTCTCAGATGCTGAAGAGCGCTGTGAGGGTCTGATCAAGAGCAAGATCCAGCTTGAGGCAAAATCCAAAGAGCTGACAGAGAGActggaagatgaggaggaaatgaATGCAGAGCTGACTGCTAAGAAAAGGAAGCTGGAGGATGAGTGTTCAGAGCTCAAGAAGGATATTGATGATCTGGAGCTCAGTCTGGCtaaggtggagaaggagaagcatgCTACTGAGAATAAG GTTAAAAACATGACTGAGGAAATGGCAGCATTGGATGAAATCATTGCCAAGTTGACCAAGGAAAAGAAAGCTCTTCAGGAGGCTCACCAGCAAACGCTGGATGACCTGCAGAGTGAGGAGGACAAAGTCAACACTCTGACCAAGGCAAAATCCAAGCTGGAGCAGCAGGTTGATGAT CTTGAGGGATCACTAGAACAAGAGAAGAAGGTTAGGATGGACCttgagagagcaaagagaaagCTGGAAGGAGACTTAAAGTTGGCCCTGGAAACCATAATGGATCTAGAAAATGACAAGCAGCAAATGGACGAGAGACTTAAGAA GAAAGACTTTGAGATCAGCCAGCTCAACAGCAAGATTGAGGATGAACAGGCCATGAGTGCTCAGCTCCAGAAGAAACTGAAGGAGCTTCAG GCTCGTATTGAAGAGCTTGAGGAAGAGCTGGAGTCTGAGAGAGCTGCACGAGCCAAagtggagaaacagagagcagaccTAGCaagagagctggaggagatcAGTGAGCGGCTGGAGGAGGCTGGTGGAGCCACTGCTGCCCAGATTGAGATGAACAAGAAGAGGGAGGCTGAGTTCCAGAAGATGCGCAGAGACCTTGAAGAGTCCACTCTGCAACATGAAGCCACTGCTGCTACTCTTAGGAAGAAGAATGCTGACAGTGTGGCTGACCTGGGAGAGCAGATTGACAACCTTCAGAGAGTCAAGCAGaagctggagaaagagaagagtgaGCTCAGACTGGAGCTTGATGATGTGGTCTCCAACATGGAGCACATCGCCAAGTCCAAA ACAAACTTGGAAAAAATGTGCCGTACTCTGGAAGACCAGATGACTGAATACAGAACAAAAGCTGAGGAAGGGCAGCGTACCATCAATGATTTCACTATGCACAAAGCAAAGCTTCAAACCGAGAATG GCGAGCTTACCaggcagctggaggagaaggactcTCTTGTAACCCAGCTGACCAGAGGGAAGCAGTCATACACTCAGCAGATTGAGGACCTGAAGAGACAACTGGAGGAGGAAGTCAAG GCCAAGAATGCACTTGCCCATGCAGTGCAGTCTTCCCGCCATGACTGTGACCTGCTGAGGGAGCAgtatgaggaggagcaggaggccaaGGCTGAGCTGCAACGCAGCATGTCCAAGGCAAACTCTGAGGTGGCTCAGTGGAGAACTAAGTATGAAACTGATGCCATCCAGAGGACTGAGGAGCTTGAAGAAGCAAA GAAGAAGCTAGCCCAGCGTCTGCAGGATGCAGAGGAAGCTGTTGAAGCTGTTAATGCTAAATGTTCCTCCCTGGAGAAAACTAAACACAGACTCCAGAATGAAATTGAAGATCTTATGGTGGATGTGGAGCgatctaatgctgctgctgcagctctggacaagaaacaaagaaacttTGACAAG GTCCTTGCTGAGTGGAAGCAGAAGTATGAGGAATCCCAGACTGAGCTGGAAAGTGCTCAGAAAGAAGCCAGGTCTCTTGGCACTGAGCTCTTCAAACTCAAGAACTCTTATGAAGAGTCTCTGGATCATCTCGAGaccatgaagagagagaacaagaaccTCCAGG AGGAAATTTCTGACCTGACTGAGCAACTTGGTGAGGGAGGAAAGAGTATTCATGAGCTGGAGAAGGTTCGTaaacagctggagcaggagaaggCTGAGATACAAACTGCTCTGGAGGAAGCTGAG GGTTCACTTGAGCATGAAGAGAGTAAGATCCTTCGAGCTCAGCTGGAGTTCAACCAGGTTAAGGCTGAAATTGAACGCAAACTAGCTGAGAAGGATGAGGAGATGGAGCAGGCCAAGCGTAACCAGCAGAGAGTGGTGGACACTCTGCAAAGCTCCCTGGAGGCTGAAACTCGCAGCAGGAACGAGGCTCTGAggctgaagaagaagatggaaggAGATCTCAATGAGATGGAGATCCAGCTCAGCCAGGCCAACAGGCAGGCAGCAGAGGCTCAGAAGCAGTTAAAGGGTCTCCATGCGCATCTCAAG GActcccagctgcagctggatgATGCTCTTCGTGGCAATGATGATCTGAAGGAGAACATTGCCATTGTGGAGAGACGCAACAATCTGCTGCAGGCTGAACTTGATGAGCTGAGATCTCTGGTGGAGCAGACTGAGAGAGGTCGTAAACTGGCTGAGCAGGAACTGCTGGATGTCAGTGAGAGAGTTCAGCTGCTCCACTCTCAG AACACCAGCCTGCTGAACCAGAAGAAAAAGCTTGAGGGTGACACATCCCAGCTCCAGAATGAAGTGGAAGAGGCTGTGCAGGAGTGTAGAAATGCTGAGGAGAAGGCCAAGAAGGCCATTACTGATGCTGCTATGATGGCAGAGGAACTGAAGAAGGAGCAGGACACCAGCGCTCACCTGGAGCGCATGAAGAAGAACATGGAACAAACCATCAAGGACCTGCAGCACCGTCTGGATGAAGCTGAGCAAATCGCCATGAAAGGTGGCAAGAAGCAGGTCCAGAAGCTCGAGGCCAGG GTGAGGGAGCTGGAAGCGGAAGTAGAAGCTGAGCAAAGGAAGAGCAGTGACTCTGTGAAAGGAGTCCGTAAATATGAGAGACGCATCAAGGAGCTCACCTATCAG ACTGAGGAGGACCGCAAGAATTTAGCCCGTCTTCAGGACCTGGTAGACAAACTGCAGCTGAAGGTCAAATCTTACAAGAGAACTGCAGAGGAGGCT GAGGAACTAGCCAACACCAATCTGACAAAGTTCCGTAAGCTGCAGCATGAGCTGGATGAGGCAGAAGAGAGGGCTGACACTGCTGAGTCTCAGGTCAACAAGATGAGAGCCAAGAGTCGTGACACTGGCTCCAGG aaAGGACATGATGAAGAGT